The genomic DNA CCACAGATGGTAGTGACCTGCTCTACGTCCTTGATGTGTCAGAGggcttctctctgctctccctcatCGCTGCCAGCCATGGTCACGTAAAAGCATACAGCTCTGTGgaaaagaacaaacaacagGAAGTACTAAAGAGACTGGCCCGCTCCAATAACATCCCAGAACAGCATCTGGAGTTCTGGCTCAACCACATGGAGGATGAGCAGGGGATGCTGAAAAGGCCGTCCAGAGAGAAGCTGTGGAGCGCCATTATTCTGGACTGTGTAGAGACCTGTGGCCTCATTAGACAGAAGTTGATGGAGAAAGCTTCGTTGGCCAGGTAAGGGGAGCATTCAGAAATAAcgtttgttttactttgttttgcagTTAATTGATATTTTAgagtaaaatatatttctatgCTCTACACCAGGTGTCTGCTGGAGGAAGGAGGACGTATTTTCCCAGAAAAGATTGTGGTGCACGGCATGCTGGTGGAGTCggacacactgctgctggaaagtgctgtccagggtcaggagcCGACACTGGGCTTCAACATTGCTCCCTTCATCAACCAGTTCACTGTGAGTATGCCCACATGTCAAGGTTAACTTATTCATGGTATTTACTTTGCATGTAAAGATCTTTGCTCTGGTAAGTCATTGTCActgcaaagttttttttttttatcttgggTTTGGACTGCCTTAACTGACATCGAAGGATGCCAAATCACTTCTCTATAatttcacagagaaaatgttACATCTTGAGCAACaaatcaaaaaggaaaagatgatggtgcCGATCAGGAAGTGGCAGTTGAGCTGCAGTGTCATACCTGTTTGTTAAGCATGACTTTTCAATTAAGCAACACTTTAGAAATTGTGATGGGCAGAGGCAAATCTACTTTGCCGTCCCTGACAATAGGGCACGACATGTGATGCACTACATGTCAACTGCTACAGTTTGGTTAGCTTCAGTGGGGATTTCTAGTCTTATACCGATTCAAACAAGCGTCTGTTCAAAATCAGGTGACGGAGTCGGGCGATATTGGCATGGCATGGCTTGATGGTCGCAGATAAATTGGTTTTCAAGTCACATGACGCGACATAGCtggtccaccagagagcactgacgTTCATTTTTACTGCATTGTAAATGCCAGGCTCATTGCATATCTTCattgtaattatttaataaCCAAATGTATGAGATCCTTAAGAGTTTATGTTGAGTGTTGTTAAAAAAAGTGGAGTTTAAGagtatatttatatacaatTTATATTGTTACAGACCTGAGTTTCTTGAGCTGAGTATAATAAGCGTGGAACagaatctttttaaaaataaatgtccatCTTAAAAGACGTCAGGTGTAGAATTCTAGTTTTAagaaatgaatcatttaaatgataaatttGTTCTCACTAAGTCACACTTTTAAATGTTATCAAAataattcatattcatttatGACCATTCATAGGAAATCACATTGAAGTGCACTAAAACCTTGTTATCACGCTGAAACCTTAATAAGACAAGTTGCAAAATCTTCCTTTTGTACATCTGGGGCCACTCATCTCTTGTATTCTGTCTCATGTAACTGAGGCAACAATCAGTCTCATGTTCCTGATGCAACAGTCAATATTGACAGTTTTCACAGAGTGCGCTGTGTTTGCACGCTTGCatcattcacattcacagtgtGCCCATTAGGTGAAAATGTGGTGCCTGTGGGTTTTGTTAAATATGATTGACATATTGTGCAATACTATAAAGGTAGAAAAAAATTCAGAACAATACTTACTTGCTTTAGTTAATCAGCCAGATTGTGCATccagttgttttgtttcttgccGTGTACGGTTGTCTTTAGTTGAACACGATATTTCACTAAGGTCCAGTACTGTTTTCTGATGTGCACTCCTCTTTGATGTGTGCTTCCCAGCTGCATTAAAGAAGCTGCAAAATCCCTTTGAattccttttctttatttggtctggaaattatcttttttttttttttttctccagcatcATGTTTGTGCTCTGACTCCGCAGGCGCCACTCGGGACGGTCGTTTGTTTTAACAGATGTTGTCTTTGAAGCCCTCAGTGGAGGGCACTTTCTAGCACAACTGTCACACAAGACGCAACACACAGCTTGGCCCAAGACATTCCTACCTGAATCCATCAGTACACATTACATCAAGcacatcaaacagcagctctgaggtCTAACAACTGtgacagggaggaggaaagaTTCTAAAGGAAACAGTGACACTTTCTGTGCTGCCACTTTGGTTTCTCTCTCGGCTTCTAAGTCTGATGCCTGCAGCTACGGCCTGTTTGTCAAGTTTTTAAGAGTGTGAGGTGAAAGAGTAGTTTCCCAGTGATTATTCACTGACACTATGATTTACAGATATAATTTGAGAGTCTGTTTCTACttgacatttttgtaaaaataatgtaGCCACACTAATGTGTCTCGTTAACATGTGTACATAAATGGAACAGTGTGTCTTAGTTTTTTTAAGGGAAATTCATTCCCTCTCTTTGggacagtggtgtgtgtgtgtgttttgttacaTTGCTGTCAGATCCAAGCGGCTCTTCCTCCCTGTTCTGTCATTGGTTTTCATAATATGTAGTTCCTTATTAATAATGTCACCAGCATTGTCTTCTCTTTTATCTCCTGCAAACAACTCTGCGTTCACACTGTGTTTATCTTCTGTGTCCTGTAGGTGCCGGTCCATGTGTTTTTGGACTTTTCCACACTGGAGTGCCGACATCTCAGTGAGTTTGTGGAGCTCTTTGTTCTTGACCTAATGGATGCCAACGCAAACTACACCAACAGAGAAGTAAAGGTAAAATGTCACATCTTTACATGTGCTGTGTTAGAGGAGCACTGAACTGCTGAAACTTTAATTCAAACTTCAACTTtaaatccaaaaataaaaatctaccAGCTACTTTCTGGTAAATATTACAccaaaaaccaacaaatgaGTCATACTTACTTTACTCTACCGActagttttgtatttttggtcCTGTGTAGTTTCAGTTAAATGCTGGTGTCACGAAACAGTTTGAAATAGTTTAGTTTTGGagcatttaagtgttttttgaAGTACATCCTCAGAAGTACCTTTTAACATTCATCCAGCGATCTAACAGGAGATGGGATGTAAATTGATCCCATCCAAGCTATTTCCCCAGAGCTCATAAATATTAAATGCTAAAACTGAGAATAACCTACTGGTCAGGATAGAATTAAAGTACTACAGTCTCATTTAAAGTTTTTTGCATGTGTCATATTTTGTTAAGCTATAATTCTTCCTTCCAAGGTCCAGGCTACGTCTGCGGGCAGAATAACTGCAATTCCCTTCTGGTACCACATCTACCTGGACCAGGAGATCAGTGTCAGCACCCTCAGCCAGAACTCTCACTGGAGGCAGGCGGctgttgtgctgcagcagccCCTGGAGGTACAAGCCGGAGACTGGGTCCAACTCGCTGTGAAGCTCCACAAGAGCACCATCTCCATATCAGCCCATATAGAGAATGCCCCCAAGCCAATGGAGCAGTGATCTCTTACACAGTTGTTTTGCAACTAGtttcatttctttgtattttatgCTTCAGACCGATGCCATTGACACACGGGGAAATGCATTAAATACAATGCGTTCCCTTTCTGGTGTCATTTAAAGAATTGCCTTCTCCAGTGTCATAAATCTAATACCAGTATTGAAAGTTCTCTCCACACACATGGTATCTCTATTTTGAGATGTAGTAGAAGCCTGCATGACCAGCACCCCTCTAAGGACTAGAGGGTAATCACTATCATTAAGAATCTGTAACAGTGAACCTTCaagttatgtttttttatttctaaattgtGCTATAAGCTCATAGGACATGTATTATCTGTACTTAAAGATATAACATTTCTaagtatataaatattattGTCCCTTGATTATGGGCGGTTGTTTTTGTAAAGATGTTTGTTGGTATCAATAAAAAATTTCAACAatgaatgtgaacattttttacTCATAAATGCAATCTGCAAAAAATGAGTTCATCTGATTTATTGAAGAGACTGTCAGAGATGGAATTAAATGTGCAACATTTACATCGGGTCTGATATAATCCTGTCAgtattatttagaaaaataaaacgtAAGGCAGCGCAACATTCTCTAGCTGGACATGATGCAGATTATGTTGTTGATTCaatacatgtatgtattttcTGACACAGACTGAGACcttatactgtacattaaaCATGTCAATATCCCTGCACAAGTCCATGGAtgtcacaacaacaaaagagcTTGTTAAATCTATGGGGACAAGTAAATGGCTCCGCAATGTTTTTCCAGCTTAAAGGCTAAAAAACAATGGAGAACATCTGAttcaataaaatgaacaataGCTAATAATGAAAGATCCTGGAATATGAACGCTAAATTGACGTAGTGGATGGAGTAGTTCCATGGCAGGTCAAACAAGGCATCTGAATAGGCTAGTGAATAAATTTCTATAAAAAAACTATGGACTGAGCTGTATGCAGTAAAGCATTAATAGGAATTTACTAGAATGTGCTGATTGTACAGTTTCAGGCTGAATAATGTACACCGTTTTGAATACTTGGACTGTGCTTATAGTATCTAATTATAGCCAAATATTAATACtttgtattaatattaattctGTAGTGACTTCTGTAGTGTCATACTGTCAGTCAGGTACCATAAACCTCTATCCTACACGTCCCAAGTTAATTTCTCCGCTGAAACAGTTCGTCTTTGCTGTGCATCCAAAACTTTGTTGGTTCTGCTCTTTTCATCCTCTCCCACATCTTCTACatactaagaaaaaaaaattgatgatTCTGGACATCTAATGTGCTTTAGTTAGTGACAGATTTCCATTAAGATTACTAATTTCAATGGATGTCCTTAGGAATCACTatagacacagagaaaagaaaactctTGTATTTCAGAAGTTGCATATTTTTCGTTATCTACCTGTCACATATATGAATCATGATATGACTGATGAGAAAGAAGTGTCCTAACTTCCTAGTTAGAAAGGATACACATGCATGCTTCTCTTAGACTTCAGGAGGCGTTAAGTGGTGTCCCAAGAACTACATCAGCACAGACACTGGGTTCTTTGAGGAGAAGTAAGTGTGCTCTTTAGGGCATGTTAAAATTGTCCAAAGGTCGTTCCCAGTTGTAATGAGCTTAAACTATAAAACCATAGAACTCGCTCGTACAACAAAAACGGCATAAAACGCATGAATCATCTACGAATCATTTAGTGCCACAACTTCACTGAACATTCTTGGAGCTGTCACTTGCCGAGAGGTCCATCTggttttgcatttgttttgctgaTGTGCCCTTTTAAACAGTTTATCTAATGTTGCATCAGTACAGTAATGTCTGAAGGAAAATGGCAAGGCTGTAATTGGGTCCTGCCCAACCATGTGTTGGAGTCTGTTGGTGGCATCAACGATAGGCTAGGTGATAACGATGAGATCTGCTTCTGTTGGTTCTTTGGTTTGGTTGGTCCTTTCTTCATCCTGGGTTTCTTCAGGTCTAGCCTCATATCCTTCATCCCACTGAGCCGAGCTGAGCCCAGCGGGGGCTGATAAAGAGTGCGGTGTGAGGGTCCTGCCCAGGCCCTGGTATTGACCTTTGGGTGACACGGGGTTGGATGCCGCCTCTGTGATGGCATCTTGGgagcctgcagagaggaggcctGATCGCTCGCCGTCGTTCTGCGCCTCACCGAAGTAGGACTTCCTTGGACGACCCATAACTGTTCTCCCTGTCAGTGAGGATAAAAAAATATGTCTTTACCGTCTGCTTGTTGCTGGAGAAAAAGAATTAGAATACAAAACTATGGCAAAGAAGCACCTACCAACATTGCGGACTTGTTCAGAAATGTCGGCTCTGACATCAGAGATGTCCCACATTGCCATGAAAGAGTCAAAGCAAGAGccctcctcagcctcctggATGTAAGGCTTGTAAGTAAAGCTGAAGTGATGGGCAATGGCAGCCAGAAACATCTCCACACAGATGATGAAATCCTGAAACAAGACAGTTTGGGTTGTTTGGATGTGTTTCAGGCCGATAAAACATCAAATTGTGTCACAACAACTTAAACAATTTGGAGGCCATATGTTTACATATTTAGGCTAAGCTCAAACTCAGCACACATGAATAATTTAGCTTTAGCTTACCTGTAAGCCAGTAGCTACAGCCTCCACACTTTGCCAGTCCCATGTGCGTTTCTCTGAGATAATACCCACCTTAACCAGCAAAGCAATTAACACGGCTTGCCTAGAAGAGTTTTCAAAACAACCAGTCTCATTAATCTGATGCTATACAAGTCAAGAGGATGCTAACATACTTCACCGACATATTATTACAAAGGCAAATTATAACACACTCCAGAAAGAATTACCAGAAAGAGACGAACACCACCATTTTGACACAAAGGAATTTGCCGACTGGTTTGATTGGACTAAGTTCTTCCCTTAGAGCCCTGTAGAACAGCACCAGGCAGTACATGGCAAACTAAATcaagagaagacagacagagagaaaactagTTCAAAATAGGCTGCTTGTAACATCTTTTATATCCATCTTACCTCTCAACATGATGCCCCAATGGCCCTAATGCACAATACAGTCATTCCTTGagacaaattacatttaagcTGTAAAAGTAACAGTATAATTACCAGCTGTGACATATTGTTGAAGATGACCAGGTATGTCCATGCATTCGTTGAACTGAAATTGCCTTCATCATACACTCCACACAGCTGACAGATCCTGGGAAGATGAAGAAACGGCCACATCAATACAAATAGTGAACAAACGCTGCGATTGGTATCACAGAATAAAAGGAGCAGAGCTTACTCACAAGGCAATCACTGTTGTGACGGGTCTGACAACTGTGTACTGCAGCACGCCCAATTTGCACCTCAACAGTAAAACTCTGCGAGACAAATGTATGATGTTAATTAAAATTCACTTTACGTTTAAAACACTAGTTTGATGAGTGAACAGtgaatttaaaatcaaacttaATCAAAAGAAATATAGTAAGTGGATCCTTGACACATGCAATGACAACATTTCAACACTGAACTGCCTCATTTTTCTCAACAGATATTTGATCATGAACTATAATATCCCTAAAATGCCAAAATGCATACTGTCACTactaaaaatttaaaaaaatgaggCTGACACTGCTGACCTACAGGCTAATGTTATTCAATTTGTTTTACTTCAGTTGTGcaagaaaaatcaatgaaaagcTTGGAGAATAACTGCACGCAGGCATGTTAGCTAATCACAGATTTTTCCTGACTGAGACTAATTTGAAGCTTGTGactgtcattcatttgtttattttgtttgatggGAAAAAACACTTCTATCTCAATGCAATGGCttaaaacaaactcaaacaaactgtAAGTTTAAgaaacatgtcattttttttccaaaatgaaaaTAGCCAACTGAAATCAAATAATACCAAAGGGATAATgttaatgtattcatttatgcAAAAGCACAAGATAATAAAACGGATAAATCCTTAATGTTATAAAAAGGTCAGTCAGATCAGTTAGAGggtaataattcattttacacattggATGCAGACTAAGCATTTGTATAACTGCAAAATGTGTTGGCTGCTACATAGTAAGGTCCTTACTTCCTTACTGTAAAAGTAGTAGAAATCTAAAGTAAACTCACTCTCCCATTGGCCAGGGCGGACAGCAGCAAAGAGGGGGcaggtgtttctgctgctcctggaccTCCAGCATCATCACCAGGCTGGGGTACTGATTTTCCAGGTAGTTTAGCAGGAAGGTCATGAAGTTGTAGATGACATAGGCCTCGTAGCACTCTCTGCACGTGTCCACGTAGATCGCTATACCGGGGTATTTTAATGCAATCCACTGCAACATTCAAGATAGAGAGATCACATGCCTACAGCATACAGACATTCTTTCAACATATATGCACAGTATGTGCTGCTCAATGGCTTTGATTATATAATACGCAACTCACACTGTCCAAGCTGTAGATTGGGACCATCCATAgtattctaaaaaaaaagaaaaaaaaaaaaaacacaataaaagcacaaataagTCAAAAGCAGTTTCAGACTGCTGTTCATGGATGAATGTTGATATCTTTACCTGATGATAGGTTTCTGAAGCTCTGGCTGAGTGTAGTGAACCAGATGCTGAAGGATGCCCCATAATGATATGGGTATGGTCATGAAGACAAATATCCCAGCAATGAACCATGCTTTATTATGAGTGCCAACCTGTcattacatgaaaataaatagttaacaTTAAACTTATCTATGCATTTAAGTCTGGGGAACCACTATTTTTGCTACTTAacaggtatttttttttctacatttaataTATAGATGGGGTGAAAGCAGAATTAAGATCTGTTTATCGAGTAAAACAGTGACATAACTTTGTAACAATTCTTCAGATGAAAAGACCTGCATTCAAAAGAGAACAGAATCACATCAGAATGGTCACTTTTATAATATCATATTGATATTATCTTATAGGAATATTAGTAGGGACTCATTAATGTTTCAATAGCTTGTTACACATGATCAAGgacatttttgtatttcactgtatatatttgaaattataatcaaagatttaaaaaaatgttggcaGGTCACTGGATAAGAAAAGTTTGAAATATGCTGCAGTGGAGGATTTTCTCAATTttcaagaaacaaaacaaggacTGAAATACAGAAGAAAAGGACTTTATGAGGACATTCACAGATTGAGAAGTGTTGTTTAATAACAGCAGGGAAGTAAAAAAGTTGAACACCTCCCCTAACATTTAACAGTATAACTATTACTAGTACACTTTACAGTATGAGCATAACTTAATAACATGAATTAATACAATGTTACTCAAGGAAAGTGAATGTacctaaacaaaaaaaaggtctttaagtacagtacttgtaTAACAAAATGTGAATAGTTCTATTTCACCAGGATGTTATACTAACAGGGATCCAGGATCAACATGTTAATCAGATCCATCCATCGTTCAAACTGACCTCTGACTTCTGCAGCTCCCAGATGCACAAAGGTAGGACGACTATTAGCAACAAAATATACAGCACAACGACCAGCGGCCGGATCCATCTTCTCCAGTTCCCACAGGAACAAGGCATCTTGACATGAAGGCGCTTTGGGGCCTTTTTTAAACTGGCCGCAGATTCAGTGACAAGACAGTTTCACTCGCTGCTAGCCTTAACGCTGGACATGCTTAACATTAGCCTCGCATTGTTACACTTTCAGCTGCTAACTGAGACCCGAGACAACCCTCCACTGGTGTACATGCACGTTAGCTCTCCCACAAACGTTAAGTTTCATTCATGAGGACATCAGGTGATGGATAATTATCTGCTCAATGCTCATATGACTCGACTTTACCCAGCTAGgtcgctaacgttagcttgtcATCTGATTCaccatgtaaacaaacaaagcagatgATCCATCCTGTCTGAGCCGGAGAAAGTATCTCAGTCACTAACGGAGTGAATTAAAACTCGTCAATAAACCAATCAGCCCTCCGGGTTAATGACCGcttaaaagtctttttttttgtatgtttatgcTGATAAAAGTTTCCAAAAAAGTCATTACTGTTGATGTGTACTTCCTGCCGTTAGCCTCAGATATAGCCCCGCCTACAATCTAGAATCCGGTTGGTGGTTTTGAGTCAAGTAGCCAATCAACAAAGAGAGTTTGCCACCAGCTGATTGTCCTTATAGCTAGTTTGGTTGCCCTGCACTCCCTTTGACCACATGATCTGTGCTTTCACCAGCAGGTGGCAATGTGAATTAACAATTACAAAAATACCAGATTCAATATTCAGAGCAGTTGCACGTGGTTTGAAAACGGCAAAGGCTGAGAGTGGTCACCATGCTCCTTCTATTATTTACTTTCCTAAAGTGTTTTGTGGGTCACATTTAGGCCAAGTGTGAACTTTTGTTTGGGctaaattcaactttttttcagttgaaaaatgcaaataaacacaatgtGTGTATATTAGACATCTACAtttgacaatgtgtgtg from Pempheris klunzingeri isolate RE-2024b chromosome 3, fPemKlu1.hap1, whole genome shotgun sequence includes the following:
- the tmem184c gene encoding transmembrane protein 184C; its protein translation is MPCSCGNWRRWIRPLVVVLYILLLIVVLPLCIWELQKSEVGTHNKAWFIAGIFVFMTIPISLWGILQHLVHYTQPELQKPIIRILWMVPIYSLDSWIALKYPGIAIYVDTCRECYEAYVIYNFMTFLLNYLENQYPSLVMMLEVQEQQKHLPPLCCCPPWPMGEVLLLRCKLGVLQYTVVRPVTTVIALICQLCGVYDEGNFSSTNAWTYLVIFNNMSQLFAMYCLVLFYRALREELSPIKPVGKFLCVKMVVFVSFWQAVLIALLVKVGIISEKRTWDWQSVEAVATGLQDFIICVEMFLAAIAHHFSFTYKPYIQEAEEGSCFDSFMAMWDISDVRADISEQVRNVGRTVMGRPRKSYFGEAQNDGERSGLLSAGSQDAITEAASNPVSPKGQYQGLGRTLTPHSLSAPAGLSSAQWDEGYEARPEETQDEERTNQTKEPTEADLIVIT